One region of Vitis vinifera cultivar Pinot Noir 40024 chromosome 1, ASM3070453v1 genomic DNA includes:
- the LOC100258457 gene encoding cytochrome P450 704B1, producing the protein MEEERSIGTAGYNMGILMLACTVLTWIAIHRWSQRHTKGPKTWPLVGAAIEQLINYDRMHDWLVKYLSKSRTVAVPMPFTTYTYIADPANVEHVLKTNFANYPKGEVYHSYMEVLLGDGIFNVDGELWRRQRKTASFEFASKNLRDFSTIVFREYSLKLSAILSEASFHNREVDMQDLLMRMTLDSICKVGFGVEIGTLAPNLPENCFARAFDTANIIVTLRFIDPLWKIKKFLNVGSESLLDKSIKVIDDFTYSVIRTRKAEIDQARKSHDDKIKHDILSRFIELGENPESNLTDKSLRDVVLNFVIAGRDTTATTLSWAVYMMMAHAHVADKLYSELKTFEEDRAKEDKISLLHYDIEDSKSFNQRVTQFARLLTYDSLGRLHYLHAVITETLRLYPAVPQDPKGILEDDVLPDGTRVKAGGMVTYVPYSMGRMEYNWGPDATLFKPERWLKEGFFQNASPFKFTAFQAGPRICLGKDSAYLQMKMAIALLCRFFKFNLVQGHIVKYRMMTILSMANGLKVTVSRRS; encoded by the exons ATGGAAGAAGAGAGGAGCATTGGAACAGCTGGATACAACATGGGGATATTGATGCTAGCTTGCACTGTCTTGACGTGGATTGCCATCCATAGGTGGAGTCAGAGGCATACAAAAGGCCCCAAAACGTGGCCACTAGTAGGGGCAGCAATTGAGCAGCTAATAAACTATGACAGAATGCATGACTGGCTTGTCAAATACTTGTCCAAGTCAAGAACTGTTGCGGTCCCCATGCCTTTCACTACTTATACCTACATTGCAGATCCTGCCAATGTAGAACATGTCCTCAAGACCAACTTTGCCAATTATCCCAAG GGTGAAGTGTATCATTCATACATGGAAGTACTGCTTGGAGATGGGATTTTCAATGTAGATGGTGAGCTCTGGAGGAGGCAGAGGAAGACTGCAAGCTTCGAGTTTGCATCCAAGAACTTGAGGGATTTCAGCACTATTGTATTCAGAGAGTATAGCCTCAAGCTCTCTGCTATTCTTAGTGAAGCCTCTTTCCACAACCGAGAAGTAGACATGCAG gaTTTGCTTATGAGGATGACGTTGGACTCCATATGTAAGGTGGGATTTGGTGTAGAAATTGGGACTTTGGCTCCTAATCTACCAGAAAACTGCTTTGCTCGTGCTTTTGACACTGCAAACATCATTGTCACACTTCGCTTCATCGACCCActatggaaaataaagaaatttcttAATGTAGGTTCAGAATCTCTGCTTGATAAGAGCATTAAAGTCATCGATGATTTCACATACTCTGTTATTCGTACAAGGAAAGCAGAGATAGATCAAGCTCGTAAATCGCATGACGATAAG ATAAAGCATGATATATTATCAAGATTCATCGAGTTAGGTGAAAACCCAGAAAGCAATTTAACCGACAAAAGCCTCCGAGATGTAGTGCTCAACTTTGTGATAGCTGGCCGTGATACAACAGCAACAACTCTCTCATGGGCTGTGTACATGATGATGGCTCATGCCCATGTAGCTGACAAGCTTTACTCAGAGCTCAAAACTTTTGAAGAAGATCGAgcaaaagaagataaaatttcACTGCTCCATTATGACATAGAGGACTCCAAGTCATTCAATCAAAGAGTGACCCAATTTGCAAGACTCTTGACCTATGATTCATTGGGGAGATTACATTACTTACATGCAGTGATCACAGAAACACTACGCTTGTACCCTGCAGTCCCTCAG GACCCCAAGGGCATATTGGAGGACGATGTTTTGCCAGATGGAACCAGAGTAAAAGCAGGAGGCATGGTGACTTACGTCCCCTACTCAATGGGTAGAATGGAGTACAACTGGGGTCCTGATGCAACGTTATTCAAGCCTGAGAGATGGCTTAAAGAGGGGTTCTTCCAAAATGCATCTCCTTTCAAGTTCACTGCATTCCAG GCTGGTCCAAGGATATGCCTTGGGAAGGACTCGGCATATCTCCAAATGAAGATGGCAATAGCTTTATTGTGTaggtttttcaaattcaatttagtACAAGGGCACATAGTGAAGTACAGGATGATGACAATTTTATCTATGGCCAATGGATTAAAGGTTACCGTCTCCAGAAGATCTTAA
- the LOC100248185 gene encoding 2-hydroxy-palmitic acid dioxygenase mpo1 — translation MMKRIGFFDLENHFAFYGAYHSNRINIAIHMMCVWPILFTALLLLYFTPSLFNLPPFELSLSGYKVVLLFNIGFLLTLIYSVFYVRFDPRAGSLAAFLCLICWVSSSFIASRLGFLLAYKVVLVVQLLCWTGQFIGHGIFEKRAPALLDNLAQAFLMAPFFVLLEALQASGYEPYPGFHARVQAKIEAEINEWQDKRQTLIS, via the exons ATGATGAAGAGGATTGGATTTTTTGATCTTGAGAATCATTTTGCGTTCTATGGGGCTTATCATAGCAATCGAATCAACATAGCCATACACATGATGTGTGTTTGGCCTATCTTATTCACTGCCCTTCTTCTTCTCTACTTCACGCCTTCTCTGTTCAACCTCCCACCCTTTGAGCTTTCCCTATCAGGATACAAAGTTGTCCTGCTTTTTAATATTGGGTTTCTGTTGACCCTGATCTATTCCGTGTTTTACGTCCGTTTTGATCCGAGAGCTGGCTCCTTGGCCGCTTTCCTCTGTTTAATTTGTTGGGTCTCTAGCAGTTTCATTGCAAGTCGACTTGGGTTTCTTCTGGCCTATAAG GTTGTTCTAGTGGTTCAATTATTATGTTGGACGGGACAGTTTATTGGCCATGGGATCTTTGAG AAACGAGCACCGGCTCTTTTGGACAACCTCGCTCAAGCATTTTTAATGGCTCCCTTCTTTGTACTTCTGGAG GCTCTTCAGGCCTCAGGTTATGAGCCTTACCCAGGATTTCATGCAAGAGTGCAAGCAAAGATAGAAGCTGAAATCAATGAATGGCAAGACAAAAGGCAGACATTGATTTCCTAG
- the LOC104879728 gene encoding NAC transcription factor 29 (The RefSeq protein has 2 substitutions compared to this genomic sequence): protein MDGKGSSQLPPGFRFHPTDEELIMYYLKNQATSKPCPVSIIPEVDIYKFEPWELPEKAEFGENEWYFFSPRDRKYPNGARPNRATVSGYWKATGTDKAIYSGAKYVGVKKALVFYKGRPPKGIKTDWIMHEYRLSDSRPRPKKHNGSMRLDDWVLCRIYKKKHVGRILEEKEENLGPQIPVTNSDDGGEQHLMKFPRTFSLAHLLDMEYLGPISQLLGDNSYHSAFDFQGTISNIAGTDPPGVDKFELFQLPCQYNDSTKFQVNQNHIPNQPLFVNPVYEFQ from the exons ATGGATGGAAAAGGCAGCTCTCAACTTCCTCCCGGTTTTAGATTCCACCCCACCGACGAGGAACTCATCATGTATTACCTCAAAAACCAAGCCACTTCCAAGCCATGCCCCGTATCCATTATCCCCGAAGTGGATATCTACAAATTCGAGCCTTGGGAATTGCCTG AGAAGGCGGAATTTGGAGAAAATGAGTGGTATTTCTTTAGCCCGCGTGACCGTAAGTATCCCAATGGGGCTAGACCCAACCGAGCTACAGTGTCCGGCTACTGGAAAGCCACAGGGACAGACAAGGCAATCTACAGTGGGGCTAAGTATGTGGGGGTGAAAAAGGCTCTTGTGTTCTACAAGGGTAGGCCTCCTAAGGGCATTAAGACCGATTGGATTATGCATGAATATCGCCTTAGTGATTCAAGGCCACGCCCCAAGAAGCACAATGGTTCCATGAGA TTGGATGATTGGGTGCTATGTAGGATCTATAAGAAGAAGCATGTGGGGAGAATTttggaagagaaagaagaaaatttagGTCCCCAAATACCCGTTACAAATTCAGATGATGGCGGTGAGCAGCACCAAGTGAAATTTCCAAGGACTTTTTCCCTTGCTCATTTATTGGACATGGAATACTTGGGTCCAATTTCACAACTTCTAGGTGACAATTCATACCATTCAGCCTTTGATTTCCAAGGCACCATAAGCAATATTGCCGGAACCGACCCCCCTGGCGTGGACAAATTCGAGTTATTCCAACTGCCATGCCAATACAACGATTCAACCAAGTTCCAAGTGAATCAGAATCACATTCCGAACCAGCCTCTATTTGTGAACCCAGTGTATGAATTTCAGTGA